GTGTACAGGCAGATCCAATGCATTGCTGTGGCAGGTCCCACAGCATCGATTTTCAATTCTCATGGATATAATTCTATGTTACTAGGTGATAGGACCAAGTTGAGACTCCTATTTGgagaaataagaagaaataacatagtttttaaacctgtATTATTCAAAGGGCTTTGATCAggtaattaaattttgatcaaGTTACCAgattatcaaaatcaattttaatttttttttttaaattaaaacaatgtcattttaaagaaaaaaataaatgtcaacgAGTTGCTACATGTGGTTTTTAACCGGATCAACCAAGTTATccgtgttttaatttttttatttttttttaaatttaacttaattttagctTTAAGATGGCTGGATCTCGGATTAATCTACTGGAAAAGGCCgggttttaaaaatacaaaaataattacaggAGAGGGAGGGCAGGTGGGCAAGCTTTAAGACCGTGATGATAGAATTAACTCCTCATTTATTGCAAGTTAGGTGTATTAATGAATTGGTCTAATAAATGCCATAATTAGCCTCAGGCAGTACCATAAATCTCATCATTTGACGAAGTAGATGGGTGCATACTgtcatttttccctttttattatCCACCGAGAGTCGGTACCGGAATTTGAGTTCATGCCCTAACCATATAAGACGGCTAAATCCTGGACCACACGAAATTAAGTAAGCGTGGTGGATACAAGTCACAATCTTAGATTAATGATCAGATTGCTCTTAATTGTAACTAAACCCTAGTGATTTTCACCTCTTAATTGTTCTTAGTTAATTGGATCAGATTGCTCTATTTAAGagtcttgatttctttttaatttttttatttacaatatatttcttaattaattagctgctgtttttattatttttttaatctatgaaACAAGTTGCAAGAAACACAGCATAAACAGCAGACATTATTATTGTATGAAATTCTGGGGAGTGACTGGGGCCAGAGTTCCTTAATTGCAAGGGAGTGACTGGTGATGTTCAGCGTCTATTTATGGACATACAATTCTAGGTGTGTGCATTATTTATCTGACATAAATCCGATAAATCAGTaccataacaaaaatatcaagagtCAAAATGCTATTAGTAAATTGCAgtaaatttatcaataaatttataggTGCGTACATTATTTAACTAATATAAATCCGATAAATTATTACCATAAAActaacaaatataaatcaaaacatcaaCTGTCAAAATTTTATCAGAAATTGCAGTGAATTTATCAATGAACTAGTTATTCTTTATGTCTCTTGGTATACACAAAACGACAACTTTAATCAATGCACACCGAGagaattataatgaaaaataaaaaaaaaaaaaaaacatacaataacatattatttttatagacggtattattgacaaaaataaaccTGTTGgtaatatttgtttgtaaaatctatcattaatattaaataatgacaTGGCAAGCGACCCTACCTCCCCCtccttcatttcttcttcttcctttatttttctctgcAAAAAACAGCAAACACCCCCttcattttataataaatcaaacTCTCATTACCACAAAATATGGTCACCCTAACATTCACTTTGTCAAcatttttgttctatttttttttttttttggattcctcacatcaagtaagcaaaactatctattttttatttggactcatttttaaaatgttaatttttattacatatttttatagCATGTGTAGTTTGTCTATgtatttacttgtttttatagttttttcccatagaattttgttttatgaatgtatgatttgtacatgttaaggtttgtttgagatttttttaaaaacaattatatattttgtaatttgatgaaattgattttgatttttgtgacttaggtgttttgtaatgaaataaataatggtttAGTAATGAATATGtttcatattttatcaattttagtaTTGAGTTGAAAATTTTGGTAAATATAGAGGAATTTGAAtctatttaaatatttgatacTGATTTAAaagtactattaaaatagatttaataagtttgagttaaaccaatgttaaataatttatttactttacataattaattaatacatgttgtcatcaatattttatataaatttgatataagtaatggatgatcgttcttgaatttattgagttttACCTAAAGGGTTGTATATAATGGATTATTATAATGGGTTGAGGGTTTTATTAGTTACACACTATCTAATATGAGAAATATTAGTGGGGGTGGTATTAGATGTTCATATAagagatgtaaaaataaaaaatttctcgaTCCAGATGTTGTAACAGTGCATCTTCTAAAAAAGGTTTCATGGAGAAATGCTTGTGTTGGTTTTCTTATGAGACTATAGTAGATAggatggttgggtcaacttctagttctAGTAATGTGCATGAAGTTGTAGATGATAATAGTAATCCTTATAGGAATATGGTTATAGATGCGATGAGAATGAATTAGAATTATGTAGGTGAATGTTTAATTATAGATGAAGAACCAAATGTATACACAACcaagttttttaatcttttaaaagacTCTAACGAACTATTATGGGATGTGTgcacaaatcataataaattattggtTATTGCATAAGTGTTCACCTCAAGTCAGATTATAAAGTGATGTTGGTTACGATATAATCATCGAATGAGTGAGAAGTATTTTACCTGAAGGTAATAGGCTGAAAAGAGCTTTTATATTGCTAAGTCTATGATGAAACCTTTTTGGCTTAGGATACTAAAAAATTGACATATATCTAGACTTTTACATGTTGTATTGccttgaaaataaagatttgaCTAAGTACAGAACTTGTGGGTATGTTCGTTATATACCCAAAACTGGCAGGGGAAGGGCTCTTATCATACAcagaaaacttagatacttcatAATCACTCTTAGAATGTAAAGGTTATTCAtgtatttaaaaactattgagCACATGATATGACATTATTCACATGATGTGATGCATGGAGTCATGGTTCGCCCTTCTAATGGTGAAGtctagaaattttttaataggGTGAATCATTAGTTTTCAATGGAACCAAGAAACGTATATCTTAGATTATTTACAAATAGATtcaatccattcggatcatttGTTGctcttttgttaaaataattgtcattgtgtttttatctttaacttttttattgtgtttttattaaatatattgaggAGTGTATGTGCTTGTTGATAACAATGAatggggagaaaaaaaaaagatagaaaaaaaatggaagaatagtaaaaattaatatggaaataaattgtttaaaaGCTTGAGCAAAACTTTATTTGTAAGCCAATAAGCCAGGCATTATAAATCTGTGAAGAGATTCTGAATCATAGTACTAGAAGAATCTTTAAAAGCAAATGGGTATAGAAAATTACAGGTttgagaaaaaatttatttgtaaagcACTAAGAAAAGCTAAAGTAAAATGAATAGAAAGTAATAGGTGTACGTGATGGGATAGCTTATACCAGCTAGACATTTGAAGTTTAAGTGCAGAAGTTAATAATGCTATTTTGCATAGATTCCAACAATTTTAGGTTTAACAAATCTCATTAACTCATGTGCAGTTATTATAGTTATGTTTAAGTTTGAAGTGAAATGAGGGTGGGAAATGTTTTCTCTCATAGAGGAAGcacataagataaaaaatattgatttgttaTTTGAGAAGTTAATAAAGCATTATAGTAAAAATTATATGTCCATGTTGTTAAAAAGATGGTAGTTTGATTGCATAggttgtaatttgtttttggttaaaatgGTGATTTATattgttgtgaaattaattatacaaataatttgTCAATAGAAAACACATGTTAATTTTGGTCAAATCGttagtttatataattttggGAAGTTCTACAAATTAACCAAATTGTTAGCAAAATAAAACCTTAGTTGATTCCTcatatttttatgggttttatttatttatttatttataaattgataGAAACAAGGACTtgtcataaataaaatcaactggttTGTGACTATATATTATTAATGCGTATTTATAGGTCGTTCAATTGTGGGTAGTCTCTCTTATAGAAGAGTtgttgttgattattattattattattatttaaaaaaaaaaaaaaaggaatgctaTTACCTTTTTCAATCCTTTAATTTTGGTATATGCTAAGAGGAAAGTCAGTAGTGCATCGTACATATAAGATTATTGCTAATTTTTCAGCAGCACTTCTGACAGCCATGAGTCATTAAGTGTTGAATATGAACAGGCAAATGAGGCATAAAAAgcccctctttctctctctgttttttttttttttttttttttatagaaactcACATGCGAAATGATGACCGTCAAAAAGGGATACAAGAATTCATGGATAGTCAAGCTCTGTTAATGGTGTGTTAgatttcaacaatttcttttaagtttttttttgaattaattgactttttttttctttaggaaACATATAATGCTTGGTTATAGGAAAGATACAAAGACAATCCTTCGACCTATCCAAAACTTGATCTAGATTTGTGGTTAGAGGTAAGATTGTCTGTTGAacccaataaaaatcaagttcacGGTATCTCAAACAATATAGTTGAGGAGTTACAGATGACCCAAAGTGTTTCAGTCGTTAGATACTCATAATCAACTCCAAGCACTCAATCTCCAGAGTTCCACGTGATTTTAAACAACAAGTTATATCTCAAATGACCTATCATGTTGCTCAGACAGAACGACTTAATGTTGAGACTATCGAACTCCAGAGATTATTCATTGAGTTGAAATCACACATAGGTGATATATGTGGTCCACCTTATCACCCCTAGTCTTGGCAAAGACACACCTCGTCCTCCTCCCCTCTCTTGTgtatttaaattgatgaatttttaaatttgtaatatgtatttgattttttattttaattaattttttttaaatttaaatatatatatatatatatataaatatttattttttttattttcttttaatttctttgaactTTTTTCTACTTTgcttattagatttttttaaaaaaattatatttaaatcaccgatggaattataaatggttttttttttatcggtaATATGTCATCTTAACTGATGAAAATACCAAAGAAATAACACTggcaaatattttttgtttagcgTGTTTTTTTTCACATGTAAATCTATCGGTGATCATATTACCAACAGAATAAACGACAAAAGAGAAATCATTTACGATAAGTTCATGATTTCATTTTAGTgttgataaaatcaataatattgaTAGAATATTTCAGCATAATTTTGGTAGTTAATTAATTGCTTTAAACATGAAACACGCAAAAGTTTTAATGTTCAAGGAATTTGTGTGAAAGGCCATTGGAGATGACACAGTTGAAATGTCTGcaaatattaaaagacaaataaaagaaacaacacGTGGTTACACACGAGCCATTTagttcctaaaaaaaataaaataagccgCCTTCACTATTGGCACTTGGCAGGGTTgaagatgaaatattttttccacCATTTTTGATATGCctaataaaaccataaaatcttcTTTACATAACATTAATTCCTGTTCTTTTCAGCCCCCCTTCAAATTCCATCTATCATTCACAAGAGTCATAAGTTCACATCCAGTTAATCGATCTCAAGCTAATTTTGACAACAATAATCTCAAATTGATATGTTGAGATCGATCCGAGGCTTCTTCACCATTGGCATGGGAACAGCTGAATTGCATCTAGGacattttggattatttttcattatcaacACGTACGACAAGCAACCGGGACATCCTGCCGCCACTGGGGATGGTGCTCCTGGCTGCTCATCATTTTCTCCCTCTTGAATTTCTCTTATacaggatgatgatgatgatgaatacgGAGGCGACATCGATGACTTCCATAGCGATGCGGATCGCTTCCTTCCTAGTTCTCTCTCAGCTCTTTCCAGTGCCGATTTTACACTATCTAGAGTGCAAACACTACGGTAACTGCTTGACGGTGGCGATGCGACTAACTTCAGTTCCAAGTTACCTTCATCAAAAAGGTTAAACGTAGCCTTGGAGGGCGAAGGCGGGAAATTTAAATCTTGAAGCTTTGCCACTGTTTGATTGGTTTGGTGCCTGTAATCTGAGGATGGTGAGGGTGAATTTGAGGGGTTGCATCTTTGCAAGTAAACCTTTCCTGACTgcaaccaataaaataaaagattgataagaaagaaaattgttttttttttttactggccATGACAATTGACATTAATGATGGATTTAATTCTGAAGTTGAAGTATATCAGAAATTAAGTAGATGATCGGAATTTATTGAAGAGAAGGTGGAGGAAATAACTTCCAAGTTGCTAAGCATTGAAGAGCATTTAATGGCACTATAGCATTTGATTATTACTTGTGTTGAAAGGATGCGTAGAACTTTAAACCctttatcaaaaagaaaaaaagagagaaaaaagaaaataaaagggagtGATCTAATGTTTGATTACTCccagaaataaataaaactgtTTGATTGCTGGAAAAGTTAGGGAATTAAATTTCTCAGAAAAACTTCAAGAAAGCCTCTGTCTGCGTATCTAGTTCCCATGAAAGCCAAAAGCTGgcactaaaaaaaatccattgatTGGACTCTCATTGCCTATTCCTCCAGTTTCTCGGAAGTCAAACAGAGGATATCAAACAAAGCAgagaaattcaaattaaataaatcagtaAACATTTTAAGTGCAGCCATGTAATAAAAAGAAGTATTTGCATAAATGGAAGGAAATTGTAGAGCCCTTAAGATTTCTACCTTCAAAGAAAACAgggaaaagaaataagaatcaTAACAAGTAAATGTCATGAAACACATATATAAAAAGTCTCTTTTTGTACGTTAAAAAAACTCTGTTTTTCCTAGGAATATATAGCCAGATACTCTCAAGAAGTCAAACAAACCCGGAAAAGTATATCTCGTGAACCTCCAAAAGATTATGATGATCATCATAGGATCTTGAACCCTTTGATGTTCTTTTCCTTGCTATTTTCTCAAGAAACAAACAGAACCCAGATAAGAACACCAATTACCTTCAAGTCCAGCCGTTTTTCCCAGCCGCTTGGCACTTGCAAATCAAGGTCCAATTCTAGAGATTCAGTCTCTAAAGTAGCACCACCAAGCAAGTCCCTGGTGATCAAAGCTGTTGACTTTGCTCCACCGGGTTCACTCCTGGCATTCCTGTCATCCTTGTAGCCACTAAAAAGCCTTACCAGAGAACTCACCTCAGCTGCCATATTCACCATAAAAAaggctcttcttcttcttcttcttcttcttcttcttcttcaacaacaacaattagaGAGAGGGGGGTGGAGTGGGGTTGCTTTGTATTAAATTGAGATTcatttatacacacacacacacacacacacgagagGGGAGGGGGGATATATATGGTacgttataaaaaatagaaaagttgGTATTAAgtagtagtgtttttttttgttattattattttctttccttaccACTTCTATATTgaaagaattttgaattttataattctacctcattaattaattgtttgcttaatgatttaattatggCATGCGGATGAAGTTGGGGAGAAGTAATAAAAAAGGAAGGCGTCTATGTAAATGGTAGCATTTAATGCTTTGATATCCAGTCGACATTTTTGGTTCTTAATTTTGGATATTTAGATGCATCCCCTTCAATTCTAAGAATTATCTAAttaaccttttctttcttatatttttgttgatcaTCCCAAGCCCCTCCTCCTTCAGTGGTGTAGACAGCTTGAGCCCCagttttacccttttttttttctacaatgaAAATAGCTTTCATTAAGCTTCAAAATACAGGTTTAGAAATAAACTATGCCTATATTACCCTCAGGATCGGGTTTTTATTATAGTATACTCTATGTGtctttactatatatatttttttcagtatttATTATCCAAGTACTATTTATAATTCAAGAtaaaatcactagaaaaaaaaattcatagcttGGTTCTAGACTCTATTTTACGTGCTTGAGTTTAGAATTTGATGGTGTTACAACCGCTTTAATCAGAATCCTTTTAGATTAAGATACTATTTAAATATatggtaataattgttttttaaagtatttttcagttgaaaataaatcaaaataatttttttttcatttaaaaataatttatttttaacatcaccatatcaaaacgatctaaaattatatataaaaaattaagtaaaaaaaaaattttcaaaattttgtgtAACGCCATCGTTCCAAATGGCCTCTAAGTGTGTATTTGAAATTGTGGTATAAGGTGTTTTTTacaatagtttttttggttgaaaatacttcaaaatgaatttttttaagattttttttatttttaatattaacacatcaaaatcattataaatactgaaaaaaacatcaatttaatgttttttcaagccaaaagtacttttaaaaagcaccaaaaaaacaaaagcaaactcTCACAAACACACCCTAAGATTAAGCTAGATAACCGAGAAAGAAAGGTTCCATGTTCAAACATTGATTGATCTTAGCATATTAGCTACCACTTAATTTCTTATAGTGATTGatcttgctttttaaatagttaatatagatttgtgttgtgcaacccttttatattatataagcaaaatattaagaatagaTAAGATAAACATGATAGGACATGTTAACaataaactttcttggatataagcattaaagttcatgttaagtttttattatatttgttataacaccattagtgaaaccttttcaccttgacatattaaacttagctaaacattataaagaagagaaacataaataaactagataagaacataattatgatATAAGTTACCTAAGTATACTAAAgcaaatgaaaagtataaacaaaagattaataaaaatataacatgaaataaaatttgaacattacaaagaaaTAAAGCAAGAGCAAAATCTTGATCttaaaaccaagatgcctacaTGTATGTCAAATGtcttcttttataggctaaaaagaATTATTCATTTAGTAATTAACTATTGATTTACTGGCCAACTATTGACTTGGTGGTTTAGGTATGGATTTGTTGTCTAAATGAAATGGCATTGCTACAATCAGACTTTAGCAAAGTGATCTTCATGAAAATTGTAGAAATCTGTCCCATATttccaccaaaaaataaataagctcaTTTGAACTTTTAGAACTTGAGTTATGgactgaacactaaatagtgtttgggctgcaagacagattctGACTGCTTTTTTGATACTAAGATTTGAACTCTAAAACGGCGAAATTGAATCTTGAactcttcatgaatgttttaggtctatgtcttagctttctatcaAGATAAACCAGACCTAAATTCAAGGTCTACAACTCCACTTATGACCTAATAACAGAATGACATTCGTGTTTGAATTAAACCAACATCTTTTCTCTAAGCTTAGCCATTTtcttgtcctttcactttcaatagttaatcgcATCAATTAATcatttgaattgtgagatatgacttcatttaaaatgagcatttaccataaattaaaggtattttatattattaaacttgttattataaaacatgcttaagttagggaatttaatgatactttaaatgcaatatgataatataaaatcttaataagaatgcacttttaagtactaatcatcaaACCCATGATCCAGGTCATGAAATTGAGATAaacttatagaaaataaatagtaGAAAATCCAATCCCTAACAAGCTAATTGTTTtaggataaaataaataaaaaaacatagatacaaaaaaaataatcagtatTTAAATGTAGTGCCTTGTGAGGTGATGCACAATAAAAACACTACTTCTTTTAGTGTCTTGTTAACTAGATAAATGTCTCACACTATGTTGCGATGCAcaccaaatttgtttttaacttataaaatgaATGTCCACTAGGTTTTGAGGactaactgataaaaaaaaatgacaaaaaagagaGTGTCCActtacagcaaaaaaaaaatgaaaaaataaaccaaaatcccaaatgaaataattattttaaaatatcaagacAATAACATATTGAACCGATTTGAGTTTTTTAGTCTAACACTTTAAACTCACGACTTGGGTCATGGGCTCcaatgtgtttaattttttagaccattttttatttaattatataatatgtaAGTTAGGTGATGTACTCAACATGGTTTAAAAACTTTGTTCTttctcaaactatttttttgttggacTATATGACAAAAAATTAGATGTTCACAAAATTAAGCATCAACTAAATATCAAAGTGTTTGtttgaaaccatgaaaaaatcataattattaaactataataaattatgttgtcctatccaaaacaaataaaattttgaaggataaaattgaaaaaaaaaacaagaagaaaaataaataaaggtaaaAATACTGAAAAGCCCATAGCGCGGGCCTTGTTGACCCATACGCCGAGgcctgttaatttttttatatttgttttagggGCACACTATATGTCATCTGCCCcacctcattaaaaaaaaaaaaacatgcagcaCATTACCTATTTTCACATATTCTAGCCATCTTTGGTggcaaaataattatatagccACCCTCcaagggtgagaaaaaaaaacaatttttgatcCAATTTTTCCACCAAAAACACCCTAGGAATTTGAAAACCtacttttgatattaaattaccATTTAATTCagcttaaaaaaatgaaaactcaatccaaattaaaataagattttgaaaGTTGATATACTCTTTTTAGAAAagataaatgaaaaagaaaatataaataaaactctCCTAATTAAAAAGAGtccattaacataaaaaatgacgagttttattattaaaaaattagtgtttgtCAACTTTCTCCCTTTCATCATAATACAAtgactttctctttttcttctct
This Populus alba chromosome 7, ASM523922v2, whole genome shotgun sequence DNA region includes the following protein-coding sequences:
- the LOC118049600 gene encoding uncharacterized protein; amino-acid sequence: MVNMAAEVSSLVRLFSGYKDDRNARSEPGGAKSTALITRDLLGGATLETESLELDLDLQVPSGWEKRLDLKSGKVYLQRCNPSNSPSPSSDYRHQTNQTVAKLQDLNFPPSPSKATFNLFDEGNLELKLVASPPSSSYRSVCTLDSVKSALERAERELGRKRSASLWKSSMSPPYSSSSSSCIREIQEGENDEQPGAPSPVAAGCPGCLSYVLIMKNNPKCPRCNSAVPMPMVKKPRIDLNISI